GGATAGTCCATTATCATGTACATAAGATAAGCAGTAAAAgaaagagactaaaaataaacaaaacaattcAGTATGCATGTTTGATAGGAAGAAGTTGGGAATAAAAGGGAGGGATACCATTACCATAGAAATGAAATGAAGAGAAGTTGgggatttgtttttttaatcttaatgaattttttgtttataagtggCTAATCAATCTATTTTCATGTGTTGCCTTTTTGATTCAGAGTGGACATGATGCGGCGAGGACTTAAGCTCGAATGGTGAAATCTTTCATGTTGTCTCACTAAGGCCTGCAATGCAAGAGACGACTTGATAATAACCAACGTGGCTGTTGGTATGCGTCCTGCATTTGGTCAATAAGTTgtagaaaaatttaatttcaaataattagTTTACTGAGCCAGTCCTTCATCTTCTGTTGAGATAATGCACCTATCTATAAGACTGCTTTCTTCTTGTGGGAGTGGATTCATTACATGTTCTTTTCCTGGCTGAGTTTTCTGGCTCTGTGGTGGAAACTTAGACTCCTTGCTTGCCATTTTTGCTTAATTAGAAACAGATTAAATTGATTGTGAAGAAAACTTTTGGGTGCTACAAGTATATGGTatgaggatatatatatatatatgtctaataatttgttttagtttttatacgAGACTAAAAACTTTCTTTCATACTTCAACATTTACATTTTTGCAACTAATTTGGTTTACGTAAGATTAACAAATAATAACCATTTACAagtcacctagtgggataaggcgttgttgttgttgtaaagTCACGTGGAGTAAACTAGTCTAACATCGAAGATAAACCAAATTAATTGCAGATATtgaaatatgtgtgtgtgtaataGATTAGAGAAAAGCATAACGTGATGAAGCTCGATCTAGGGTCTTCCTAAACAGCAAATCATACCGCCAAGAGTGGGGAATGGATAGAATAATTGATTGACATTCATGACTAAGGCAAATCGCCATGACCCAAAACTTACGAATGCAATTGCAATCATTTAAACCGCTTTACCAGCGACACTGATGGATCAATCAAGTATACATGTAGATGTAGGAAGCGTGCAAGGTATAAGAGATGAGAATATCAGACTAACAAATTTCAATTGATTAAgattaaagttaatttaaatagttttaataatttatacatagATATTAAGTTAACGTTAATTTCTTATTAGAtatattgtatatataaaatttaaatagatggtcaagattaaaattttaattttatctcataagaagtcatttattttttaactatgaAAAACAAGAGATATTATTCACTTTTGATTTACGCTTTTAATGGTTTCAATTTCAATGTGTGGTTTAAGTGTTGTTGAGGTTGAGGTGTCAACATAATAATTGTGTGGTTTAGGTGTTGTTTGGCTTTCGCCCCGGTTcttttttgccaaaaaaaatatcCAATCCTTTTGAAGTTACTTCATTCTTCAGTCTCACGTCAAaagtttctgtttttttttttaatgacatgaTATGTAGAAATAGATGCTTTTGTGAAAGTGCTttgatctatatttttttaacgctCGAGTATaactatactatttttttagcaAAAGTTCAATAAAAAATGTTCTTTGCAAAGGTCATCAAACTGCCAATATCTTTAAGGCAACTGGCGCAGCTTACTATATTATGTCAAGAACAACCTTGACAAAAGTAGTCAAGTCCAAAAACTTTAAGGAAACAGGAAACAGTGAACAAAACATAAATATCTAGTCATAAGCATAacgtatgattttatttttttgtttctttgaattatTGTCATGCTAGTAAACACATATTGGTTATGACTCGGTCACACACACagcgaaacaaaaagaaaattcgaAAGAAATGATATAGAAAACAAGGATAATCTCATCAAAGCAgataacaataattaatcaCGCTTGTGCTTGTGCACGCGGTGAAGGGTTACAAACCTTGCTATAAAGACTAGCAAGTATATATTGGCGATCCCCAAAACTAGTTCACAAGATAGGGGTTATCCCCCACttaatttatatacattaaTTTGGTCGCTTCATTAGTCAACGCATATTGACCTATACATGCATGAATCCTTCAAACTATATAACCATAGATTATTGCCTAAAGACTAAAGAATTAGTCCCGTAAGTCATTAAACTTGGCAAAGTAATTAATCAATAGAACTTATGCAGTTTTGTGGGAAGATATATATATCTTCAACCATTTTTGGGTTTGAAAGAACTTGTTATAGGAACTTGAGAAACCGTTCTTGTATCTTGAGACTGCTTTCGATACTTTGCGTTTGAGCTTGATCTTCCTTTCCTGTGCTTCCTTCTAGGCTGTGTGGATTGGGGGATAAACACCCCCGTCCCTTTGCTTTGTCTTATCAAAGCCTGCTCATAGAGGAAAGCAGATTGTGGAGGATGATAGATTGATCCAGAAAAAGTCTGAAAATTAGATAAGAGTGCCATGAACATAATGAGTAAAACCTATGTTcaaaaatgttatataattgtaataaaaaaagattaagttCATGTCTCCATAAacttcttataaaataaaaagaaacaacaatggtaAAATGAATTGAGTTTCTCTTTTAAGCTAAAATTAAGTTATACATATTAATCTCTTCGAAAGTTAAGTTGacttttagtattatttttataaaatatttatcgaGAAGTTTATTGAAACAGAAGCTAAGTTGAAAGGAAGATGCATGTGGTGTGTAGGAGGAGATGCAAGTGGAAGTAGTGAAAAACCTGAAGAGAGTCAGGAGGACAAGTAGCAAGGGGgtcttcatcttcatccatAATTAGGAGAGAAATTTGCTTGCTCAAGTCTGCAAAAAATAGGTCATTTTCCAGTTCCACAGCAACCTCCATAAGCACGAAAGCAGTTAAATGAAGTATCAAGAGTTGATACTCCCTCTTTGAACTTTGATGTGTCTTTTATTCTGTTGTCCTAAAAGTAAGGGGGTTTAATAGAGGAGAAAAGGGTAAGCATGAAATGTAAAGGATGGGATGGGCATGTGGGTTGGTGGGGTCATGGCCAATCTGGCTAAGGCCCACTAGAATCATGCAAGTCTATTGCCATTTTATCCGATTGATCTTAAAGGAGATGAGGAACAGCAGGAAACAACTATTGCCCAGATATCTAATCCAAAATATGTAGATTCATGATTTATACTTGGTTGTGAATGGTCCACCCTCATATCCTAAAAAGAagttatattattatgttatggCTCATCAGATTTATAATAGATCATAGCTCAGTAAACAATCAATTTTTGCCCCCCCAAAGGTTCTTATCTCTTTCGTATCCTTGTAGCGGTTGCTCTTGGTTAAGATTAAACCACCGAGACAGATCCTGCATGCAACCGTCAGTGGATCTTCATCTTGAACAACTTGCAATTGGACCCAAATAGTATCAAAAGTGTATTTGGTACCTTTTTTTTGGGAGTAATAGTTGGACAAGGATAATGGGGTAGGATTAATCGATTATACTACTATAAAGGGTCACCGTCAGAAGTCGCAACTTAAGCAGCGATATAATAGAGAGGACAAGGCAAGTCAATTTGTTCAGACAGTTGCCTTTTATCCAACCTCGGTTTAACTCTTAAAATTagagatttatttttataaataaaaattattaataaaaataaagaaatcaaatcTAACTTAAAAAAAGTGGAGGCAAGTTCacttattttaagaaatgaGCAAATAATCTGAACTTATCTTTGAGATGGGTTAATCATTCAATCCacctagattttttttaaagaaaaaatacatgAGAATGTGcttagaattaaataaaaatgatggcGTATGTAGTCAATGCAAGTTAATCTACTTAATTTGTCATACACAAAAAAGGGTTTCAATGGATTTGTTCATTATTTACCCACCCATTTTAAAGATAGGTTAACCTATTCTCCGAAggtcaaattaaaaaacaaaaaatctaacAAATTGACTCATTTCAACTCATCTCAACTCATTTTGTGGGTGAGTTATACAAGAGAGATTATAATGGATTAATGAAACCAGTCAACTTGTTAAACGACTCAACTTAATAGATTAAAGTCATTTTAACATTCCTACTAATCTTACTAAGTCAATTGTTCTATAAAAAGaaacttcattttttataacttatattccttttttttcagtcacattaattaatattattttctttatttttccttcgGTCTCTCTCTTCCCACTTGGATACATCAAGTGATCAAGGGACGTTGGATGATCATTTTTGGTGTTTATAGTACTTAGCTTTTGAAAGTCTTAATCCAGAAAAATACTAAACACGCATCATCTCACGTCTGCATAATTTCTATCATCTGAAAGTTACTTATTCTATCTTATTTTTCGCCCAACTACCCCTGACCAATGGAAATGTGCTTCCTGATTATGTGGAAGAAGCATTATTCTTTGGACCATGTGAGTGTTGTTTTCATAATAGCTATagtgtttgtatttttatttttcgcgTACCCATAGTTTTAAATTACGTCTAAAGTTGCGTTGCACTTATagaaattatgaataattaaaaattcaaaacaatcgAAATGATTATTGCcgcaattcatattaattattatacattCGGCTCTtgacttcaatatcttcttgCATGGAATCTGCTACCACAACCCGGCAAATGAATCTCTAGTTAATAATCTGACAATAAAACAATTGACATGTAATCATTAGCCATTGGAAAACAATTAACCAAACTATGAACGATTTGATCTTCCCAAATAGACAGATAAATCATTCCATGTGCTATAAATACTTCTCAAAGACTCAAACACaagttgaaatttttactgcAATAAAGGTAGTAACTCCAATCGAGTTGCCACCTTTACTGCTACTTGTAACGCATGGCTTAGTAATTAATCTTTTCAAACACGAAATAAGCGAGATATGTGAATATATCCTGAATTTTAGCCTCCCATGGAGATATTcaccctaaaatacaagggtacTAGTTTTA
This region of Glycine soja cultivar W05 chromosome 17, ASM419377v2, whole genome shotgun sequence genomic DNA includes:
- the LOC114392836 gene encoding uncharacterized protein LOC114392836, translated to MEVAVELENDLFFADLSKQISLLIMDEDEDPLATCPPDSLQTFSGSIYHPPQSAFLYEQALIRQSKGTGVFIPQSTQPRRKHRKGRSSSNAKYRKQSQDTRTVSQVPITSSFKPKNG